Below is a window of Perca flavescens isolate YP-PL-M2 chromosome 12, PFLA_1.0, whole genome shotgun sequence DNA.
CCACCTCATAGTCATAGAGGATCTCCAGCAACTTAAGGGCCGTACTGCTCAGCTCCTTGTAGCCAAACGACTCTGAGATGAAGACGGTCTTCAAGGGAGCGGTGTAGCGGATGGTGACACATCCCTAAAAgtgaagaaagaagaagaaagaaagaaagaaaatgagttTGTGATGTTAATGCTTCTATATTGCCATAATGCTGCTAAATTGATAGTATACATTAGCAGAATGCCTTGTGAGATGATCGTATTTAGTTTTCACCTGTTCATTGTAGATGGAGCTGTATTTGGAGAGGTGTTTGTCTTTGCAACCAGCCCAGCCCAACAGAATCACAACTGGCTCCTTTGTCCCCTGCCAGTGTCTCTCTGAGAACAAGACAGACGATAAAAACAGCACGCTACCAAAGCTGTCACAGCAAGCTAAGCTAAAACGAAGCTAGAGCGAGCTAAGCTTACACAGCCGGCAGAATTACATTGTTACGGCTTCTTCGTAAGATAAATGTTAGCGTGTACGCTAAGCTAACTGAGgtattgacatacagtacaatgaAATGATGCTCACCCGATGTCCCCGCATCTGGAAACACGATATTGTAGTCTATTTCATCGTCTGCCATTTCTGTACGCGAGAGTATCAACTGTCGTTCTCCAACGTTAACGTTCGGTTAATTTGgctgttgaaaaaaaagggTTATAGAGAAGCTACAGAGCTCTTTAATTAGCAACGCCAGATAGTAGCAAATACGttacacacactgcagacagGGCGATGGGCTGTCAGGTCACTGCACTATTACATACGGTCCCGCTTCTTCTTCTTATGTGGTTGAACAGCGGGTAGCGTTCAGCTAATGCTGCAATACCGCCACCCCTCTGTATAAGAGTGTTATCTCGGACAAATTGGTGAAATTCTGCATAATATTCcacaaaactatatataaaattatgcaaaaaaataataataatctggcaatgcgagactagcacaTCACCAACTCAAACATGTTTAAGAAAAGATATGAAGGGACTCCAAAATTCCTAAAACCTATGCCATATGTTATCTTCTCCAATGGCATATTTCTCGCCATTTATTTCAACCAACTACACATACTTGATGGTTTATTTTCTTCCATTGGAAGACATTTTTGCTTGTAAGATGCACGTGTAACTGTATATTCCTGTCTTTTCAATCGAATGACATGGCTGGTGATTTATTATTATGCAATTCATAGCTTTCCAAAATGTCTTAATGTGTTCACATTCCTACATACAGTGGAGTACCTTTATCTTATTGCATTTCACGTCAGGAATATTCTCATTGTATTTGACCAAAGTAATGGGGTTACACAATGCACTGGAGGAACTCCTTGTATTGCTATAATCATGTATTCCCTATTTGGATTTGAGCTTTCTTGCATACCTCTATTCAGTCAGTCATTCACATGAATCTCCTTTAAATCCTTTCTCCATGCTTCTAATCTGGAGTCTGAGGAATGGTGTGACCCTGAGATACAATTTGTGATTGTGGTACTGTTGGTGTTTTACTCCTGATTTATTAACTGTATACACtttatactactttttttttaaactgtaaccTATTCAGCCCAAATACACACGATTCTACAGAACTATTTGCAGTTAGTACCGTACCTTGGGCTGTTCATTCACACTGCACGGAATGTGTACGGAGTTATATTTATTTATCGTACTGGCTACATAAAATGGATTTTAGTTCAGACTAGTTTATTCTATATCATCCCTCCAGATATAGTACCAGTCAAAGgtgaaagtgtgtccaaacgtttgactggtactgtaaaCCTGGACGACAGAATAAAGATAAAAGAAACATTGTTAAAGAGCATTAGTTTATTTTCCACAGGTAACTTCAGAaacaataatgatacaaaatctGAAATGTGGTATAAATGCATATCAATCATCTCACTTTGGCTGTTTCCATAGAAACCATAGATACTAGCTGACTAAATTAAAACAGGTGCCTCTCCATTGTATATATTGCTGGTTTTACAATCACAAATCACTAAAaccatttttatctttttttcgatagtatttacagtatgtttagTTAAGTCTcctaaagaaatacaaataatatgGGAGCATAAGAGACGGACCAAAATGGAtgaataatgtgacattttaacCCCCCTATTCCTAAAAAGTCAACAGAAATCCAGAAACTagttgctagcatggctaaaataatctaattgtgaacctgcacatgtacagtatacgcTATAATGCTGTGTGCATACTACACTCTCCGTCCCCATACGATCTCCATCTTCTGCACGTGGGCCTTGGACGATTTGGAGAAGGTGCTTTTAACCACATTGAGAGGCGCTGTCTTGCGGCTGAGATAAACCTTATTGACACATGTAGGAAGCCACGACTGCTCCTCTTCCTTCTGCGGCTCCTTCTCTCCAGCTCCCACTCCTTCCTTCTTGATGACGGTACACGAGTGGGCGAAAATGTATCCCGTCATAAAGGCATCAAACCCGGCCCGGTGCGTTCCTGGGTCAGCCTTCTTCGTCTGAACGCCATTCTTGGGTGTGGGGTCACTACACTTTTCTCCCCGTGCATCTTCTGCTTGGCTTTCTATACCGTCGTTTGTGttgatttttgtgtttgtgtcgtCATCATTTGTGGACACTGGTGCGAGGTTTCGGAAGTCTGTGTTGTCGTCACACACTTGATTCCCCTCGCTGCCTGTGTTCATGGCCTCTCCTTCGTTCGGTTGGGTGTTCCCCTCGCTGTCCGTTAGAGGCCTTCTTTCTGGGGCCCGCTCAGCCCCTTGCTGGTCCTCTGGCGTTTCTTCGGGATCTACCTCCATGTGGGGTATTTTGCTTTCAGGGGCACCGTCAAAGACGCAAGAGCCCTCCGCTGCTTTGCCTCcacctttcttcttctctctatgtctcttcctcttttttctcttttcccccGTGCCTTTCTCATCCTGGAGGATGATCAAGTCAGTATCATGGGATAGCGGACACTGGTTGCCATTCGTACACCAGCCGAACCCCTGTCAGACAAACACGTAAAAAGCGAAAGGCAGGGTGGTTAAAAACGtttacacaaatacatactGTCTACTTGGCTCTTAGGTTGGGATTGCAACACagaaagaacacacacagagggagaggggaagGGAATTTACATTTAGTTTGAAACTTGATCAACTTAAATTTGTTTCATTTCACTTTAgcttgagaattttttttttgacattttcctcTGGGTACAAAAAGGTTCAAACTTACAGAGAAGTGCTCGCAGATTTCAGTCCGTCCCTCAGCAGAGGCCACAGCTGGACACACTCTGTAGTCCACATAGCTGGACATGTGACCGGGATACTGACAGAACTCTACATGAAAGTGAGGCCCGCTCCCTCCAGAGGTCACACTGCGACTGTTATCCAGCTTACTGAAAGGAGGAGATAAAAGAGGGGACGGAGAGGGGTGTTATGAATGATTAAAACAGAAACTTTAAAACACCGGCACAACTCCCTTTTTACGGTAATGATACTATAATAATGCACTCTGAGGTTTCTTGAtattgaagaagaagaaaaaaaaattgacacagCGGAGGAAACACCTTTCTTCTCTGCTTTTCACTTCAGCCACACCGGTGCATTATGGTTGACGTAGAtacaattcaatttaattcaattcaaaacaCTTAACTTGTCCCTCCAGGGCAATTCTGATGCACACAAATTCACATATTTAGCTCTAGGAAATGTATATTACGCAAACACATTATATACTTTTGTGTTTCTACTGTGTCGATAGTTTACTATAAACCAATACTCACCATTTCTTATAGGCATACTCCAAATAGGAGGCAGTGAGCCGGAGCTCAAATTCAGTGACATATTTGGTGTCATAGATGCCAGCAGGAAACATCTCAGACAGGTCAGATGTGAAGTTGGCCAAGCGGTCAGGCAGATGTGCATAAAAACtctggtaaaaaaacaaaacaaaaaacacagtcaTTAATAAGTGCAGTGTGCTGTGAGAAAGGCATGGAGTTTACAAGCCAATATAAAATCAAGAATTATATTATGAGGAGTTTTGACACGGTGTGCACTCTTGTTTTTACCACAGCTAATGGTAACCCTTGACAAAGACCATTTTAATCTGTAATGTTTGATTATTAACTTGCTAAATAACGAGATAACAACTAGG
It encodes the following:
- the toe1 gene encoding target of EGR1 protein 1 isoform X3, with translation MVVAMKTSSFVALDTELSGLGNRKSLLAESIEDRYKAVCHAARSRSILSLGIACYKKLDDKAADTYLVQVYNLTLLCSEEYIIEPQSVQFLVQHGFDFNKQYAHGIPYCKGNNKGALDDQGVHIRALFTELLRARKPLVLHNGLIDMVFLYQSFYAHLPDRLANFTSDLSEMFPAGIYDTKYVTEFELRLTASYLEYAYKKCKLDNSRSVTSGGSGPHFHVEFCQYPGHMSSYVDYRVCPAVASAEGRTEICEHFSGFGWCTNGNQCPLSHDTDLIILQDEKGTGEKRKKRKRHREKKKGGGKAAEGSCVFDGAPESKIPHMEVDPEETPEDQQGAERAPERRPLTDSEGNTQPNEGEAMNTGSEGNQVCDDNTDFRNLAPVSTNDDDTNTKINTNDGIESQAEDARGEKCSDPTPKNGVQTKKADPGTHRAGFDAFMTGYIFAHSCTVIKKEGVGAGEKEPQKEEEQSWLPTCVNKVYLSRKTAPLNVVKSTFSKSSKAHVQKMEIVWGRRV
- the toe1 gene encoding target of EGR1 protein 1 isoform X2, translated to MYIEKHNVKQRITITNELSGLGNRKSLLAESIEDRYKAVCHAARSRSILSLGIACYKKLDDKAADTYLVQVYNLTLLCSEEYIIEPQSVQFLVQHGFDFNKQYAHGIPYCKGNNKGALDDQGVHIRALFTELLRARKPLVLHNGLIDMVFLYQSFYAHLPDRLANFTSDLSEMFPAGIYDTKYVTEFELRLTASYLEYAYKKCKLDNSRSVTSGGSGPHFHVEFCQYPGHMSSYVDYRVCPAVASAEGRTEICEHFSGFGWCTNGNQCPLSHDTDLIILQDEKGTGEKRKKRKRHREKKKGGGKAAEGSCVFDGAPESKIPHMEVDPEETPEDQQGAERAPERRPLTDSEGNTQPNEGEAMNTGSEGNQVCDDNTDFRNLAPVSTNDDDTNTKINTNDGIESQAEDARGEKCSDPTPKNGVQTKKADPGTHRAGFDAFMTGYIFAHSCTVIKKEGVGAGEKEPQKEEEQSWLPTCVNKVYLSRKTAPLNVVKSTFSKSSKAHVQKMEIVWGRRV
- the toe1 gene encoding target of EGR1 protein 1 isoform X1 gives rise to the protein MVSSLVVPVIDVQNDNFKELWPAMVVAMKTSSFVALDTELSGLGNRKSLLAESIEDRYKAVCHAARSRSILSLGIACYKKLDDKAADTYLVQVYNLTLLCSEEYIIEPQSVQFLVQHGFDFNKQYAHGIPYCKGNNKGALDDQGVHIRALFTELLRARKPLVLHNGLIDMVFLYQSFYAHLPDRLANFTSDLSEMFPAGIYDTKYVTEFELRLTASYLEYAYKKCKLDNSRSVTSGGSGPHFHVEFCQYPGHMSSYVDYRVCPAVASAEGRTEICEHFSGFGWCTNGNQCPLSHDTDLIILQDEKGTGEKRKKRKRHREKKKGGGKAAEGSCVFDGAPESKIPHMEVDPEETPEDQQGAERAPERRPLTDSEGNTQPNEGEAMNTGSEGNQVCDDNTDFRNLAPVSTNDDDTNTKINTNDGIESQAEDARGEKCSDPTPKNGVQTKKADPGTHRAGFDAFMTGYIFAHSCTVIKKEGVGAGEKEPQKEEEQSWLPTCVNKVYLSRKTAPLNVVKSTFSKSSKAHVQKMEIVWGRRV